In Sideroxyarcus emersonii, one DNA window encodes the following:
- a CDS encoding TlpA disulfide reductase family protein, with protein MMMPPRMERSFLPPAPISWAGALLALLLCSAPAVRAGAWDLKDTAGVHHTLAAEKGKWVLVNFWAPWCPPCLQEMPELEALQQQRKDVQVIGVAVLYRKRQEVLEAVRSTAVSYPVVLGNEDIASDFGEMHGMPTSFLYDPSGKLVGKHDGPVTREEVEEILDSKVSPGGGRF; from the coding sequence ATGATGATGCCCCCCCGCATGGAACGATCCTTTCTGCCGCCTGCGCCGATCTCCTGGGCGGGCGCGCTGCTGGCGCTGCTGCTGTGTTCGGCCCCCGCGGTGCGGGCGGGTGCCTGGGACCTGAAGGACACGGCCGGGGTGCATCACACGCTGGCTGCGGAGAAGGGCAAGTGGGTGCTGGTGAATTTCTGGGCGCCGTGGTGCCCGCCCTGCCTGCAGGAGATGCCCGAGCTGGAGGCGCTGCAGCAACAGCGCAAGGATGTGCAGGTGATCGGTGTGGCCGTGCTGTACCGCAAGCGGCAGGAGGTGCTGGAGGCGGTGCGCTCGACGGCGGTGTCGTATCCCGTGGTGCTGGGCAATGAAGATATCGCCAGCGATTTCGGCGAGATGCACGGCATGCCCACCAGTTTCCTCTACGATCCTTCAGGCAAGCTCGTCGGAAAACACGATGGACCGGTCACCAGGGAGGAGGTGGAGGAAATATTGGACAGCAAGGTGTCGCCTGGCGGCGGCAGGTTTTGA